A single region of the Salipaludibacillus sp. LMS25 genome encodes:
- a CDS encoding phage tail tube protein, with protein MGKKKNALRGHFVQAYEPGVETPDEESWLELAHQISSIGDDTQEETEDEAFYSGDGTPETTVISVAGAYTPEGYYDSDDPAQALIAGLKYKTGDGRKIWHRVVSSDGKKEWVGRATVSSIVAGAGDARAYETFSCNIRFDSIPKETDLTETPEG; from the coding sequence ATGGGTAAAAAAAAGAACGCATTACGGGGTCACTTTGTACAAGCGTATGAACCGGGAGTAGAAACACCAGACGAAGAATCATGGTTAGAGTTAGCTCATCAAATCTCTTCAATTGGGGATGACACACAAGAGGAAACAGAAGATGAAGCGTTTTACAGCGGCGATGGTACACCAGAGACGACGGTTATATCAGTAGCTGGTGCTTACACACCAGAGGGTTATTATGATTCTGATGATCCTGCTCAAGCTTTAATCGCGGGATTAAAATATAAAACAGGTGATGGCCGTAAAATTTGGCATAGGGTTGTGTCTTCGGACGGTAAAAAGGAATGGGTAGGTCGAGCCACAGTATCATCTATTGTAGCTGGTGCTGGTGACGCAAGAGCATACGAGACCTTTAGCTGTAATATCCGTTTTGATTCTATTCCAAAAGAAACAGATCTAACAGAAACACCAGAAGGCTAA
- a CDS encoding Gp15 family bacteriophage protein, with protein MRLNDPQVTEFSFEGVTYSIDLAFDNVLDVFDVLNDNVLRDHEKADTCLALLLGNDNYEKDKIVEIWNLIYEEFIKNEDKQPIEYDLKGNPMPVKEDDEKEQLIDLDKDAQYIYASFRQAYDINLLNEQGRLHWQEFQALLHGLPDDTILKRIIQIRGWKPSKGDSTDYKEAMRKLQKVYSLNDTGEEVE; from the coding sequence ATGAGGCTGAATGATCCTCAAGTCACCGAGTTTAGTTTTGAGGGTGTTACGTACTCTATTGACCTTGCTTTTGATAATGTCTTAGACGTCTTTGATGTGCTTAACGATAACGTTTTAAGAGATCACGAAAAAGCAGATACGTGCCTTGCTTTGTTGCTAGGTAACGATAATTACGAAAAAGATAAAATAGTCGAAATCTGGAATCTGATTTACGAAGAATTTATAAAAAACGAGGACAAACAGCCGATCGAGTATGACTTAAAAGGCAATCCGATGCCTGTTAAAGAGGACGATGAAAAAGAGCAACTGATTGATTTAGATAAGGACGCTCAATACATTTACGCCTCTTTTAGACAAGCCTATGATATTAACCTTTTAAACGAGCAAGGCCGGTTACATTGGCAAGAATTTCAGGCGCTTTTACATGGCTTGCCAGACGACACAATCTTAAAACGGATTATCCAGATACGGGGCTGGAAGCCGAGCAAAGGTGACTCAACAGACTACAAAGAGGCCATGAGGAAACTGCAAAAAGTGTATTCCCTCAACGACACAGGCGAGGAGGTGGAATAG
- a CDS encoding tape measure protein, with the protein MADGKISISIEVDGKQVNVAAKELERLEESGLRTGKGIKAAEGSMDSLSDSSAKTASSVRGAEGAIDALGDSGANTSRDLKGAEGAIDGLGDSSSKAGSSVKGAGDAIDGLGDSGADASKSLKGAEGSIDGLADSSADASSSVKGVSDSLDGVSDDSQQASGDIKKFATAIGLVAIAAAAFGVLKSSMDDAISRFDTLNQFPKVLQALGVSAEESEQAMSKLSDGIDGLPTKLDEIASNAQRMYTSFGNMDEATDTALALNNALLGSGASAAQAQRGTEQYIKALQTGQFDMNTWNTLSETMDVGLVKIAESFGYAGKSAKDDLYRALQDGTVTLDDFNDKLIEVGTGTGIMAELAKENSLGIATSLGNLQNAAARGIANIIDSLNKLAEAVTGKDIAQNIDSLKDIVMESFNLMSSAIEATTPVVKLFASAISAAIPVVQALSPAIIGLVTAYAAYTVITKASAAIQASNAVLKVAMGSTQALTLATKAQMTAQFASTTATKAQTVAMAAQSGTIKLSTLAMGVMTGQIGLLTAAKVIGTAAATAFGVAIRFMLGPIGWVTAGIGLLVTAVIGVVKWFNRTSKEAERLNDEVEELGGSTQALNDSVDSSSEAYKANQTEINASAKANDELAKKIEELADKENKSASEKAMLNSYIEELNGSVEGLNLAYSEEADALSMSSEELQARIDLMKEQETAQEAQSRLTEILKEQAEVEEKLAETNALREEWNEKLEEGSVKGREHKKAIEELDEQEELLKETNAELALQYEQTEEQMTTSIEAITEATENGVSNQIIAFEDLSESQQATVDSMKSTWEDYKDAATDMFDTLSDEAELTVEEMTANLEENQRIIGEWAEGIATLAERGVDEGLLETLRDAGPESAGHVNALVNASDEELEGLSEAFSKGGETATDALSKSLGIEESGVMEAVGHLVSDTEDTLSQQIESADFKSIGNAVPDGLADGIDQGSKNAENSSKQMADDTTDAAKKALGVNSPSRVFMDIGTNVTEGLVLGINNGTSKVIQAVQKMFDFVLKSSDQSFQKISKNHDKAVKDIENSLNKLPVITHKAMSNMMTRLSTGTRMQLQLMQSFAKGLIRPFNRLPSDFNNIGRNAMSGLNAGLNAGRGQVMSTARNIANSVANTMQKALKINSPSRLMRDDVGKWIPEGIAVGIRDNAKSVYKELDNLSNGMIMTSTPEAALGTSRMRYASGGNQIVNALKNFQSPASGGSNRTYSPNINNYFTPAESTPSESAKKQKQQQQRLAMEWGFR; encoded by the coding sequence TTGGCAGATGGAAAAATTAGTATCTCAATTGAAGTTGACGGCAAGCAGGTCAACGTAGCAGCTAAAGAACTTGAAAGGTTAGAAGAATCTGGCCTTAGGACAGGAAAAGGAATTAAAGCGGCTGAAGGGAGCATGGACAGCCTTAGTGATAGTAGTGCCAAAACTGCCTCTAGTGTTAGAGGGGCAGAAGGGGCGATTGATGCTCTTGGTGATAGTGGAGCAAATACCAGTCGAGACCTAAAAGGTGCTGAGGGTGCTATCGACGGACTTGGAGACAGTAGCTCAAAAGCTGGGTCGAGTGTCAAAGGTGCTGGTGATGCTATCGATGGTTTAGGAGACAGCGGCGCCGATGCTAGTAAAAGTTTAAAGGGAGCCGAGGGGTCTATTGATGGATTAGCTGATAGTAGCGCTGATGCATCATCTAGCGTCAAAGGGGTATCAGATAGTTTAGATGGCGTATCCGATGACTCTCAGCAAGCATCTGGTGATATTAAAAAGTTTGCAACTGCTATTGGTCTTGTTGCCATTGCAGCTGCTGCGTTTGGTGTGCTTAAATCCTCCATGGATGACGCTATTAGCCGTTTTGATACACTTAACCAGTTCCCTAAAGTGCTACAGGCTTTAGGAGTGTCGGCAGAAGAATCCGAGCAGGCCATGAGTAAACTATCAGACGGTATTGATGGCTTGCCTACTAAACTTGACGAGATAGCTTCCAACGCTCAGCGCATGTACACCTCTTTTGGCAACATGGATGAGGCTACTGACACCGCATTAGCTCTAAATAATGCTCTACTAGGGTCCGGAGCTAGTGCTGCTCAAGCTCAACGAGGGACAGAGCAATATATAAAAGCTTTGCAAACAGGACAATTTGACATGAATACGTGGAATACCCTCTCCGAGACAATGGATGTGGGTCTTGTTAAGATTGCCGAGAGTTTTGGTTATGCGGGTAAAAGTGCGAAAGATGACTTATATAGAGCGTTGCAAGACGGAACTGTAACACTCGATGATTTTAACGATAAATTGATAGAGGTTGGTACAGGAACCGGTATCATGGCGGAGTTGGCCAAAGAAAACAGCTTAGGGATTGCAACATCATTAGGTAACTTGCAAAATGCAGCGGCTAGGGGAATTGCAAACATTATTGATTCGTTAAATAAACTTGCAGAAGCAGTAACGGGAAAGGACATTGCTCAAAATATTGATAGTTTGAAAGATATTGTTATGGAATCGTTTAATTTAATGTCCTCTGCTATTGAAGCGACTACTCCTGTCGTTAAGCTTTTTGCATCAGCCATTAGTGCGGCTATACCTGTTGTACAAGCCCTATCGCCAGCTATTATAGGGTTGGTAACTGCTTATGCAGCCTATACAGTGATAACAAAAGCTAGCGCTGCAATACAAGCATCAAATGCGGTTCTAAAGGTGGCGATGGGATCAACTCAAGCTTTAACTTTAGCTACAAAAGCTCAAATGACAGCACAGTTTGCATCAACAACAGCAACAAAGGCTCAAACAGTGGCAATGGCAGCACAATCCGGGACAATCAAATTAAGCACGTTAGCAATGGGTGTCATGACAGGGCAGATTGGTCTATTAACAGCTGCTAAGGTTATAGGCACAGCGGCTGCTACTGCATTTGGTGTTGCTATTAGATTTATGCTAGGTCCTATAGGTTGGGTGACTGCTGGGATTGGCTTGCTTGTTACGGCAGTAATTGGAGTAGTTAAATGGTTTAATAGGACAAGCAAAGAGGCAGAAAGATTAAATGACGAAGTTGAAGAATTGGGCGGATCAACTCAAGCTTTAAATGATAGTGTTGATAGCTCATCCGAAGCTTATAAAGCTAATCAAACAGAGATTAATGCGAGCGCTAAAGCAAATGACGAATTAGCGAAAAAAATTGAAGAATTAGCTGATAAAGAAAATAAATCAGCATCTGAGAAAGCAATGCTTAACTCATATATCGAAGAGTTGAATGGATCCGTAGAAGGTCTAAATCTCGCATACAGCGAAGAGGCGGACGCTTTAAGTATGTCATCCGAAGAATTGCAGGCAAGAATAGATTTAATGAAAGAGCAAGAGACAGCACAAGAAGCTCAAAGTAGATTAACGGAGATTTTAAAAGAGCAAGCGGAAGTTGAGGAAAAACTTGCTGAAACGAACGCTCTGCGTGAAGAGTGGAACGAAAAATTAGAAGAGGGAAGCGTCAAAGGTAGAGAACATAAAAAAGCTATTGAGGAATTAGACGAACAGGAAGAGTTACTGAAAGAAACGAATGCCGAACTCGCCTTACAATATGAACAAACTGAAGAACAGATGACAACGTCTATTGAAGCGATCACAGAAGCCACAGAAAACGGTGTTAGTAATCAGATAATCGCATTTGAGGACTTGTCGGAATCACAACAAGCAACTGTGGACTCTATGAAATCTACCTGGGAAGATTATAAAGATGCTGCTACAGATATGTTTGATACGCTCAGCGACGAAGCAGAACTCACTGTTGAAGAAATGACAGCTAACTTAGAAGAGAATCAACGTATTATCGGTGAGTGGGCGGAAGGAATCGCAACACTTGCAGAACGTGGTGTTGATGAAGGGTTATTAGAAACTTTAAGAGATGCAGGACCTGAATCAGCTGGGCATGTCAATGCGTTAGTCAATGCATCAGACGAAGAATTAGAGGGATTAAGTGAAGCTTTTTCAAAAGGCGGGGAGACGGCCACAGATGCATTGAGTAAATCGCTAGGAATCGAAGAATCTGGCGTGATGGAAGCTGTAGGACATTTAGTGTCGGATACAGAGGATACACTTAGCCAACAAATAGAATCTGCCGATTTTAAATCTATCGGTAATGCCGTCCCAGATGGTTTGGCTGATGGTATTGATCAAGGATCAAAAAATGCTGAGAACTCATCTAAACAGATGGCTGACGATACGACAGATGCAGCTAAAAAAGCATTGGGTGTCAACAGCCCCTCAAGAGTATTTATGGACATTGGAACAAACGTCACAGAAGGTCTAGTCCTTGGGATCAACAACGGTACATCAAAGGTTATCCAAGCTGTCCAAAAGATGTTTGATTTTGTTTTAAAAAGCTCGGATCAAAGTTTTCAAAAGATCTCTAAAAATCATGACAAAGCTGTTAAAGATATTGAAAACTCTCTTAACAAGTTGCCGGTTATCACTCACAAAGCTATGAGTAATATGATGACTAGGCTATCAACTGGCACACGGATGCAATTACAACTAATGCAGTCATTTGCCAAGGGGTTGATTAGACCGTTTAACAGATTGCCAAGTGATTTTAATAACATCGGTCGCAACGCTATGTCTGGTTTAAACGCTGGTCTTAATGCCGGTAGAGGTCAAGTGATGTCTACAGCTCGTAATATCGCAAACAGCGTAGCTAACACCATGCAAAAGGCGTTAAAAATAAACTCGCCATCACGATTAATGCGTGATGACGTTGGTAAATGGATACCAGAGGGAATTGCTGTAGGAATTAGAGATAATGCCAAGTCAGTGTATAAAGAGCTAGATAACCTATCAAACGGGATGATCATGACATCCACTCCCGAGGCGGCTTTGGGGACATCGAGGATGAGGTATGCGAGCGGTGGTAACCAAATTGTTAACGCCCTTAAAAACTTTCAATCACCTGCAAGTGGCGGCAGTAATCGCACATACTCGCCAAATATAAATAATTATTTTACACCGGCAGAATCGACACCTAGTGAGTCGGCTAAAAAACAAAAACAGCAGCAACAGCGTCTGGCGATGGAATGGGGGTTTAGATGA
- a CDS encoding phage tail family protein yields the protein MFKLIYTNSANQSIELYEAPYRLINVEGLGGTEVDVQTQKSPYQDGSTYVDSVLENKSIEIQIKITGNDESDLTINRRKVSSIFSPNLGMGVLRFINDEGEKEIDVVVEAVPFFPDGSTNRQRTFQKALIHLQAPDPYWRDPLEVSRTLVAFAGTFSFPLRFPLRFGTRGDSEVLTNTGDVTTPVKINIQGPVEVPQVINETTGQYIRANVNLFGGDILHIDTSKNHKRVEIYRGNSVINAFGHLDRMSDLWSLSPGDNVIKYSANRGRRDGAVAIAWHNRYLGV from the coding sequence TTGTTTAAATTAATCTATACTAATTCGGCTAATCAGTCTATTGAGCTTTATGAGGCTCCATACCGTTTAATTAACGTAGAGGGGTTAGGTGGCACAGAGGTTGATGTCCAAACACAAAAATCACCTTATCAGGACGGGTCTACCTACGTAGACTCAGTTTTAGAAAATAAATCAATTGAAATTCAGATAAAGATAACAGGAAACGATGAATCAGACCTTACTATTAATCGCCGTAAGGTATCATCTATATTTAGTCCAAATCTAGGCATGGGAGTGCTTAGATTTATTAATGACGAGGGAGAAAAAGAAATAGATGTTGTTGTCGAGGCAGTCCCCTTTTTCCCCGATGGCTCGACAAATAGACAAAGAACATTTCAAAAGGCGCTGATTCATTTGCAGGCGCCTGACCCATATTGGCGTGACCCACTCGAAGTATCACGGACGCTTGTAGCGTTTGCTGGTACTTTTTCTTTTCCGTTACGTTTTCCGTTGCGCTTTGGCACCCGTGGGGATAGTGAGGTCTTAACAAATACAGGTGACGTCACTACACCAGTTAAAATTAACATACAGGGTCCTGTAGAGGTCCCACAGGTCATCAATGAGACAACAGGACAATATATACGGGCTAATGTTAATTTATTTGGTGGTGACATCTTGCACATTGACACAAGTAAAAATCACAAACGTGTGGAGATATATCGAGGTAACAGCGTTATCAACGCATTTGGCCATTTGGATAGGATGTCTGACTTATGGAGCTTATCTCCTGGCGACAACGTGATTAAGTATAGCGCTAATAGAGGACGGCGTGATGGTGCTGTTGCTATTGCTTGGCACAACAGGTATTTGGGAGTTTAG